A genomic window from Silene latifolia isolate original U9 population chromosome 11, ASM4854445v1, whole genome shotgun sequence includes:
- the LOC141613083 gene encoding oligopeptide transporter 4-like translates to MVIWGLAGPKRIFGNLATYKALNWFFLVGALGPLIVWFFHKKFPKKSWIPLINLPVLFGATVYLPPTTTLNYNVWILVRTIFNFFIFRYRKQWWQRYNYIVSVALDAGVAFMAVLLYLSMGLENKNLTW, encoded by the coding sequence ATGGTAATATGGGGACTGGCTGGTCCCAAAAGGATTTTCGGAAATCTTGCAACTTATAAAGCCCTTAATTGGTTCTTCCTAGTAGGTGCACTAGGACCCTTGATAGTTTGGTTCTTCCACAAGAAATTTCCTAAGAAATCATGGATTCCATTGATCAATCTCCCGGTACTTTTTGGTGCTACAGTTTATTTGCCACCAACGACAACTTTAAACTACAATGTCTGGATACTAGTTCGAACAATTTTCAACTTCTTTATCTTCCGTTACAGAAAGCAATGGTGGCAAAGATATAATTACATTGTTTCTGTAGCTTTGGATGCTGGGGTTGCTTTCATGGCCGTTTTATTGTATTTGTCTATGGGTTTGGAGAATAAAAACTTGACCTGGTAG